Proteins co-encoded in one Prevotella sp. E13-27 genomic window:
- the mreC gene encoding rod shape-determining protein MreC produces the protein MQNLWTFITRHFHWLLFMILEAVSIVMLFSYNSYQASVWISSANLVTGKIYEWKANVTHFFSLSERNEQLTLRNTELEQQIDKLRQHVCDLTSDTSYAQRIELENLKQFELIPAKVVSNSINNADNLITIDKGSDDGVMADMGVVSGNGVVGVVYLTSKNYSVVIPVLNNRSRISCSIRGQEYFGYLEWKGGDPTRASVEDIPRHARFKKGDWIETSGYSSIFPHGVTVGQIEKIFNSADGLSYRLQVKLSTDFSSLRDVCIINDKSMAERMRVKEAAIDSLMLIQKKE, from the coding sequence GTGCAAAATCTTTGGACATTCATCACACGACATTTTCACTGGCTGCTCTTCATGATTTTGGAGGCAGTCAGTATTGTCATGCTATTTAGCTATAACAGCTATCAGGCCAGCGTGTGGATATCGTCGGCAAACCTTGTCACGGGTAAGATTTATGAATGGAAAGCCAACGTCACCCATTTCTTTTCACTCTCTGAGCGGAACGAGCAGCTTACCCTAAGGAATACTGAGTTAGAGCAACAAATTGACAAGCTACGTCAACATGTATGCGACCTCACTAGCGACACATCCTATGCCCAACGAATAGAGTTAGAGAACCTGAAACAGTTTGAACTGATACCTGCAAAGGTTGTTTCAAACTCAATAAACAATGCCGACAATCTCATCACTATTGACAAAGGCAGTGATGATGGAGTAATGGCAGATATGGGCGTGGTAAGTGGCAACGGAGTTGTGGGTGTTGTCTATCTGACCAGCAAGAACTATTCAGTGGTAATACCTGTGCTCAACAACCGTTCACGCATCAGCTGTTCCATTCGCGGACAAGAATATTTTGGATATCTCGAATGGAAGGGAGGCGACCCTACACGTGCCTCAGTAGAAGACATTCCACGTCATGCACGCTTCAAGAAAGGTGACTGGATAGAAACGAGCGGCTACTCTTCGATATTTCCTCATGGTGTCACCGTGGGACAGATCGAGAAGATCTTCAACTCTGCCGACGGATTGTCATACCGTTTGCAGGTGAAGCTATCAACCGATTTCTCCAGTCTTCGTGATGTCTGTATCATCAACGATAAGAGTATGGCAGAACGCATGAGGGTTAAAGAAGCAGCCATTGACTCACTCATGCTCATTCAGAAGAAAGAATAA
- a CDS encoding rod shape-determining protein translates to MGFFSFRQELAMDLGTANTIIICDDKIVVDEPSVVALDRRTDKMIAVGEKAKMMYEKTHNDIRTIRPLRDGVIADFSACEQMMRGLIKMVHSGRHLFSPSLRMVIGVPSGSTEVELRAVRDSAEHADGRDVYLIFEPMAAAIGIGIDVEAPEGNMIVDIGGGSTEIAVISLGGIVSNNSIRTAGDDLTADIQEYMSRQHNVKVSERMAERIKIHVGSALTDLGDEAPEDYIVHGPNRITALPMEVPVCYQEIAHCLDKTIAKIENAVLSALENTLPELYADIVKNGIYLTGGGALLRGLDKRLEAKINIPFHVPEDPLHSVAKGTGVALKNVDRFSFLMR, encoded by the coding sequence ATGGGATTTTTTAGTTTCAGACAAGAGCTTGCCATGGACCTTGGCACAGCTAATACTATTATCATCTGCGATGACAAGATTGTTGTCGATGAGCCATCGGTAGTGGCTCTTGATCGCCGCACGGACAAGATGATTGCCGTTGGCGAGAAGGCAAAGATGATGTACGAAAAGACCCACAACGATATTCGTACAATCCGTCCGCTTCGCGATGGCGTAATCGCCGACTTCTCTGCCTGCGAGCAGATGATGCGCGGACTTATTAAGATGGTGCATTCAGGACGACACCTCTTCTCGCCATCACTGCGCATGGTGATTGGCGTTCCCTCAGGTTCTACCGAGGTGGAATTGCGCGCCGTTCGCGACTCAGCAGAACACGCTGATGGCCGCGATGTATATCTAATCTTCGAGCCTATGGCAGCTGCAATAGGTATCGGCATTGATGTTGAAGCGCCTGAAGGCAACATGATTGTTGACATCGGTGGCGGTTCTACTGAGATTGCTGTTATTTCTCTTGGTGGTATCGTAAGCAACAACTCTATCCGTACCGCTGGAGACGACCTGACAGCCGACATTCAGGAGTACATGTCACGTCAGCACAACGTAAAGGTTTCTGAGCGTATGGCCGAGCGCATTAAGATTCACGTAGGTTCTGCCCTTACAGATCTTGGCGACGAAGCACCTGAAGATTATATCGTTCATGGTCCTAACCGTATAACAGCACTCCCAATGGAGGTTCCTGTTTGCTATCAGGAGATTGCTCACTGTCTTGACAAGACCATTGCTAAGATTGAGAACGCAGTCCTCTCAGCTCTTGAGAATACCCTACCCGAGCTCTATGCCGACATCGTAAAGAACGGCATATACCTTACTGGTGGTGGTGCACTGCTTCGCGGTCTGGACAAACGTCTTGAGGCGAAGATTAACATTCCGTTCCACGTTCCCGAAGACCCACTTCATTCAGTTGCTAAGGGAACAGGTGTAGCACTGAAGAACGTTGACCGTTTCTCATTCCTTATGAGATAA
- a CDS encoding IMP cyclohydrolase encodes MAEAKKIKTALISVFHKDGLDELLKKLNEEGVKFLSTGGTQTFIESLGYECQKVEDVTTYPSILGGRVKTLHPKVFGGILGRRDNEGDREQMAKYEIPEIDLVIVDLYPFEQTVASGAPEADIIEKIDIGGISLIRAGAKNFKDVVIVPSKAEYGVLLDILNKKGAQTDIEDRRMFATRAFGVSSHYDTAIHTWFSK; translated from the coding sequence ATGGCAGAAGCAAAGAAAATTAAGACTGCTCTTATTTCCGTATTCCACAAGGACGGATTAGACGAATTACTGAAGAAACTGAATGAAGAGGGTGTAAAGTTCCTCTCCACAGGTGGTACACAGACTTTCATTGAGTCTCTTGGTTATGAATGCCAGAAGGTAGAAGATGTTACGACATACCCTTCAATCCTCGGTGGACGTGTTAAGACGCTGCACCCCAAAGTATTTGGCGGAATCCTTGGTCGTCGTGACAATGAGGGTGACCGCGAACAGATGGCGAAATACGAGATTCCTGAGATAGACCTCGTCATTGTTGACCTTTACCCATTTGAGCAGACCGTAGCAAGCGGAGCACCAGAAGCCGACATCATTGAGAAAATCGACATCGGTGGAATATCTCTCATCCGTGCAGGAGCAAAGAATTTTAAAGATGTTGTCATCGTGCCTTCAAAAGCAGAATATGGTGTATTGCTCGACATTCTGAACAAGAAAGGTGCTCAGACCGACATTGAGGATCGTCGCATGTTTGCCACACGCGCTTTCGGTGTCAGCAGTCATTATGACACAGCCATTCACACATGGTTTTCTAAATAA
- the mnmA gene encoding tRNA 2-thiouridine(34) synthase MnmA encodes MMEESLNDKRIAVLLSGGVDSAVVVHELVEKGLKPDCFYIKIGPEETEEWDCSSEEDMEMATAVAHKYGCRLEVVDCHREYWDNVTRYTMEKVKAGMTPNPDVMCNRLIKFGAFHEKRGHDYDLIATGHYAQTEIDDYGRKWLVTSPDPVKDQTDFLAQIYDWQLKKALFPIGHYMKDEVRQIAEREHLVNAKRKDSQGICFLGKINYNEYIRRYLGEKPGDVIELETGRLIGQHRGLWFHTIGQRKGMGFGGGPWFVVKKDVEKNVLYVSHGYDPATAYKQDFPVIDFHYLTPLFESESLPNRITFKIRHTADYLPASLEKVSDGTFVVHADAPIHGVAPGQFCVIYDEQHHRCLGSGEISI; translated from the coding sequence ATGATGGAAGAGTCATTGAACGATAAGCGTATAGCCGTATTACTCTCTGGTGGAGTGGACAGTGCCGTAGTGGTACATGAGTTGGTTGAAAAAGGACTTAAGCCCGATTGTTTCTACATTAAGATTGGTCCTGAGGAAACCGAAGAATGGGATTGTAGTAGTGAGGAAGATATGGAGATGGCAACGGCAGTGGCACATAAGTATGGATGCCGCTTGGAAGTTGTTGACTGTCACCGCGAATATTGGGATAATGTGACACGTTACACCATGGAAAAAGTGAAGGCGGGAATGACTCCTAATCCAGACGTGATGTGCAACCGACTGATAAAGTTCGGCGCATTCCATGAAAAGCGCGGTCATGATTATGACCTTATTGCCACAGGACACTATGCACAAACAGAGATTGATGATTATGGGCGCAAGTGGTTGGTGACGAGTCCTGACCCTGTGAAAGACCAGACCGATTTCCTTGCGCAGATATATGATTGGCAATTGAAAAAAGCTCTATTCCCTATAGGCCACTATATGAAAGATGAAGTGCGCCAAATAGCTGAGCGTGAGCATCTTGTGAATGCGAAGCGTAAGGACTCTCAGGGCATTTGCTTTTTGGGAAAGATTAATTATAATGAATATATCCGTCGCTATCTTGGGGAGAAACCTGGTGATGTGATTGAACTTGAGACCGGGAGACTGATAGGACAACACCGTGGACTATGGTTCCACACGATAGGGCAGCGAAAAGGTATGGGCTTTGGAGGCGGTCCTTGGTTCGTGGTAAAAAAGGATGTGGAGAAGAATGTTCTGTATGTAAGCCATGGCTATGACCCTGCAACAGCATATAAGCAGGATTTTCCTGTCATAGACTTTCATTATCTTACACCTCTTTTCGAAAGTGAGTCGCTACCAAACCGCATAACATTTAAGATACGCCACACTGCTGACTATTTACCTGCTTCATTGGAAAAGGTGTCAGACGGAACGTTTGTCGTACATGCTGATGCTCCAATTCATGGCGTGGCACCAGGGCAGTTCTGTGTGATTTACGATGAACAGCATCATCGCTGTCTCGGCTCAGGAGAGATAAGTATATAA
- a CDS encoding glycoside hydrolase family 25 protein, whose protein sequence is MRKLTIFFTLLFALFITSSVDAQRSRRKAKARVHRVIKHRKSKKAGRIKRVKPKPPTIHENPYRLCEDTCSHIHGIDMSHYQGEVFWDAIGHHSGISYVYLKATEGSDRIDSRYEQNIFMAHQRGIKVGSYHFFRPKTDLSLQLDNFRTQCLAAEQDLIPMLDVESTGGMGREEFCDSLLKFLKYMEDAYHQKPLIYTGRNFYNKYLIGKLNDYHLMIAMYTDEEPILADERDICLWQYTGRGTVRGVRGHIDKSRFMGNHTLDDLKFIR, encoded by the coding sequence ATGAGGAAACTTACAATATTTTTTACATTACTGTTTGCACTTTTCATTACTTCGAGCGTTGACGCGCAACGCTCGAGACGCAAGGCAAAAGCAAGGGTACACCGAGTAATAAAACACCGAAAGTCAAAGAAAGCAGGAAGAATAAAAAGGGTAAAGCCAAAGCCCCCCACAATACACGAGAATCCATACCGTTTGTGCGAGGACACATGCAGTCACATCCACGGCATTGACATGAGCCACTATCAGGGCGAGGTCTTTTGGGATGCAATAGGTCATCACTCAGGCATATCCTACGTTTATCTTAAAGCTACTGAGGGCAGCGACCGTATTGACTCGCGCTACGAACAGAACATTTTCATGGCTCATCAACGAGGAATAAAGGTTGGCTCTTATCATTTTTTCCGCCCAAAGACCGACCTGTCGCTACAACTTGACAACTTCCGAACTCAATGTCTGGCAGCAGAACAAGACCTCATACCAATGCTGGACGTTGAAAGCACGGGGGGCATGGGACGCGAAGAGTTCTGTGACTCGCTGTTGAAATTCCTGAAATATATGGAAGACGCTTATCACCAGAAGCCATTGATATATACAGGACGCAACTTCTACAACAAATATCTTATTGGTAAGCTCAACGACTATCATCTGATGATAGCCATGTATACTGATGAAGAGCCTATACTTGCCGACGAGCGCGACATCTGTTTATGGCAATACACGGGGCGTGGCACGGTTCGCGGAGTCAGAGGTCATATCGACAAGAGCCGCTTCATGGGGAATCACACCCTTGACGACTTGAAGTTTATAAGATAA
- a CDS encoding family 43 glycosylhydrolase produces MPLFQTKFTADPSPLVVGDTLFLYTSHDASPEDIPDPNERNSAGFYMYDWLLWSTTDMVNWTEHGAVASLKDFSWRSRDNGAWAIQTVEHNGKYYLYAPLHGHGIGVLVSDSPYGPFKDPLGEPLVWQKEHWNDIDPTVFTDDDGKTYMYWGNPHTYWCELNDDMVSVKKDKPSAASLSNGITKLPHIDRYQEGPWLYKKNGWYYLAYASTCCPEALGYAMSKNPTGPWETKGYIMRPTQRDRGNHPGICDYKGHSYVFGQNYDLMHLETFEHHERRSVTATEITYNEDGTIKEVPYWLDQKPMQQLQWLNPYRRVEAETMAWGFGLKSSKMNITNTGVIADMPASTGKRNMYIYDINDGEYIRLRGVDFSAGKSDKGAKSFSITASAEGTAVITLRLDSVDGPVIGTVTVKNTGSVNKYRAFSSKVKNAVGVHDLYICFSNTNGDVRLDWWQFK; encoded by the coding sequence ATGCCTCTTTTCCAGACAAAGTTCACTGCCGACCCTTCACCACTTGTTGTAGGCGACACGCTGTTCCTCTATACATCTCACGATGCATCACCAGAAGATATTCCTGATCCCAATGAAAGAAATTCTGCAGGTTTCTATATGTACGACTGGCTGTTGTGGAGTACAACAGACATGGTTAACTGGACAGAGCATGGCGCCGTGGCATCATTGAAGGATTTCTCTTGGAGAAGTCGTGACAATGGCGCATGGGCCATTCAGACTGTTGAGCACAATGGCAAGTACTATCTCTATGCTCCTCTTCATGGCCATGGTATCGGAGTCCTTGTTAGTGACTCACCTTACGGACCTTTCAAGGATCCTCTTGGAGAACCTCTTGTATGGCAGAAGGAGCACTGGAACGATATTGACCCTACAGTGTTTACTGATGATGATGGCAAAACATACATGTATTGGGGCAACCCACATACTTATTGGTGTGAGCTTAACGACGACATGGTTTCAGTGAAGAAGGACAAGCCATCGGCAGCAAGCCTTTCTAACGGTATAACAAAACTTCCGCATATTGATCGCTATCAGGAAGGCCCATGGCTCTATAAGAAGAATGGCTGGTATTATCTGGCATACGCTTCTACTTGCTGTCCTGAAGCTCTCGGCTATGCAATGAGCAAGAATCCTACAGGTCCATGGGAGACAAAGGGATATATCATGCGCCCTACCCAGCGAGACCGTGGTAATCATCCAGGCATCTGCGACTATAAGGGACACAGCTATGTGTTCGGCCAGAACTATGACTTGATGCATCTCGAAACCTTTGAGCATCACGAGCGTCGTTCGGTGACTGCTACTGAGATCACATATAACGAAGACGGTACAATAAAGGAAGTGCCTTACTGGCTTGATCAGAAGCCTATGCAGCAGCTCCAATGGCTGAATCCTTATCGTCGTGTTGAGGCAGAGACAATGGCTTGGGGCTTCGGATTGAAGTCATCAAAGATGAACATAACCAACACTGGAGTCATTGCTGATATGCCAGCATCTACTGGTAAGCGTAATATGTATATCTACGACATAAATGACGGCGAGTATATCCGTCTGCGTGGTGTTGACTTCTCTGCAGGAAAGTCTGATAAGGGCGCAAAGTCGTTCAGTATTACCGCATCTGCTGAGGGAACAGCAGTAATAACACTTCGTCTTGACAGCGTTGACGGACCTGTCATAGGCACTGTTACTGTTAAGAACACGGGCTCAGTGAACAAGTATCGTGCATTTTCTTCAAAGGTAAAGAATGCTGTTGGCGTTCACGATCTTTACATTTGTTTCAGCAATACAAACGGTGATGTTCGTCTTGACTGGTGGCAGTTTAAATAA
- a CDS encoding endo-1,4-beta-xylanase: protein MRSFFITIALFCFGGMLGIHAESDVLGFRFSSVSQLMGDRFAIVNEQDGKALFGSTEQNLNYDVYNKAFVNTNTGYMFKLEESSVSGSYLLRLVQPDGSDYSIWGSPGYLNTQPADKDCCFILGLKEQNGQDIENGAVWTIQYEEGKGFSLKNVGTGKYLKDASPAKYDEPTYFSFCSLSPAGERTIDFSGNNTSSNYITYNTAFSISAGDTVNVKMARYCYFSSTITGTGRMNLYAGGERSYLGTSKGAAWPNWSGYTGDIHIYPFKANATNAGFWGVVLAHGGKSFSPENIEDAIKSGKVNSSMANNHVTLHNGATICCEANTAGAGFRIGELQTEEGSTLQGYMKNQRAAYYLLGCLNTDATLAGLIRPSDYRDDTPLGIIKEGTGTLRITGNQNYLNGALRVLNGRVLVNNNVSEAATKNYRGALGAKNSDTEAIAYVFSNGVLGGTGNIAGHVDNYGTIEPGNDGVGTLTLKNYAASRSTHLFVHPSSVLRFKISSKENHDLLDINGNVKYFNTCEDFSTSEKMPEIQLVLDEQFTASVGDEFVLLTAKSMVSAAGAWHFNLRQPGRYTWELEEVVNDGTCMLKARVVSLKDADDSDDPDNPDNPDVSTMGPYYDDGIDDAKDTHTLRYYAQKCGKLIGAAFCTYKGLDSDLEEGGRQFNLMVAENEMKMDALQPNRGEYNWWAADNLVSLANNNNMKVRGHCLVWHMQQPQWLSSDGKKNDKNWSRSEALAIMKDHITTVMNHFKGSIKEWDVVNECLDDDQSIIRSNPEGYTLRQTVWQRAIGDDYIDSAFVYARRVDPNILLYLNDYDVEHQGKAKSVAFANLVKHLQNRNIPIDGVGLQCHFSVDEVDSAKFDATFKRFAEMNLKCVITELDMGVKNTSSADFEEQARLYRVVTDIMLHNDNCPYMVIWGLKDNDSWRSASSPLLYDSGMTRKPAWRAVRSALRHQNIMTSIDTPMRDKPVNDCSEAIYTLDGRRVMSTLQSPNIYIIGGKKVMVR from the coding sequence ATGAGAAGCTTTTTTATAACAATAGCTTTGTTTTGTTTTGGAGGCATGCTCGGTATTCATGCCGAATCTGACGTGTTAGGCTTCCGTTTCTCTTCTGTATCTCAGCTCATGGGTGATAGGTTTGCTATCGTAAACGAACAGGATGGCAAGGCACTCTTTGGTTCTACTGAGCAAAATCTGAATTATGATGTCTATAACAAGGCTTTTGTCAATACTAATACTGGTTATATGTTCAAGCTGGAAGAGAGTAGCGTCTCTGGAAGCTATCTGTTAAGGCTCGTTCAGCCCGACGGTTCTGACTACAGCATATGGGGCAGTCCTGGCTATCTTAACACACAGCCAGCTGATAAGGATTGCTGTTTTATCCTTGGACTGAAGGAGCAGAACGGACAGGACATTGAGAATGGAGCAGTCTGGACTATCCAATATGAAGAGGGTAAGGGCTTCTCATTGAAGAATGTAGGCACAGGTAAGTATCTGAAGGATGCTTCTCCTGCCAAGTATGACGAGCCTACCTATTTCAGCTTCTGTAGCCTTTCTCCTGCGGGCGAGCGTACTATCGACTTCAGTGGTAACAATACTTCAAGTAATTATATTACATACAATACGGCGTTCTCCATCTCTGCAGGTGATACCGTCAATGTGAAAATGGCACGCTACTGCTATTTCAGCAGTACCATCACTGGTACAGGCCGTATGAATCTTTATGCAGGTGGTGAGCGTAGTTACTTAGGTACTTCAAAAGGTGCAGCATGGCCTAACTGGAGTGGATATACAGGTGATATCCATATTTATCCATTTAAGGCGAATGCTACTAATGCAGGCTTCTGGGGAGTTGTACTGGCTCACGGAGGCAAATCGTTCTCGCCTGAGAACATCGAGGATGCCATAAAGTCTGGTAAGGTGAATAGTTCAATGGCCAACAACCATGTGACGCTCCATAACGGTGCCACTATCTGTTGCGAGGCAAACACAGCAGGTGCAGGATTCCGCATAGGTGAGCTGCAGACGGAGGAAGGCTCTACGCTTCAGGGCTATATGAAAAACCAACGTGCTGCTTATTATCTCTTGGGCTGTCTGAACACCGATGCAACGCTTGCCGGTTTAATCCGTCCTTCCGATTATCGCGACGACACCCCTCTGGGTATCATCAAGGAAGGTACAGGAACGCTTCGCATAACGGGTAACCAGAACTACCTAAACGGTGCTCTCAGAGTACTTAATGGTCGTGTGCTTGTCAATAACAATGTTAGTGAGGCTGCTACGAAGAACTACCGTGGTGCCTTGGGAGCAAAGAATAGTGATACTGAGGCTATTGCCTATGTGTTCAGTAATGGTGTCTTAGGTGGTACAGGTAATATTGCTGGTCATGTGGATAATTACGGCACGATAGAACCTGGCAATGACGGTGTGGGTACTCTTACCCTCAAAAACTATGCTGCATCGCGTTCTACTCATCTGTTCGTACATCCTTCTTCGGTGTTACGCTTTAAGATTTCCAGTAAAGAGAACCACGATTTGCTGGATATTAACGGAAACGTAAAATACTTCAATACCTGTGAAGACTTCTCTACCAGTGAAAAGATGCCAGAGATTCAGCTTGTCCTCGACGAACAGTTTACTGCTTCCGTAGGTGATGAGTTTGTGCTGCTTACGGCTAAGTCTATGGTCTCTGCTGCTGGCGCATGGCACTTCAATCTTCGTCAGCCAGGCCGATATACTTGGGAACTTGAGGAAGTAGTAAACGATGGAACCTGTATGTTGAAAGCTCGCGTAGTGTCGCTAAAGGATGCTGATGATTCAGATGATCCTGACAATCCAGATAATCCTGACGTTTCTACAATGGGTCCTTACTACGATGACGGTATCGACGATGCCAAGGATACCCATACTCTTCGTTACTATGCTCAGAAGTGTGGCAAGCTGATTGGTGCTGCGTTCTGCACATATAAGGGACTTGACAGCGACCTTGAAGAAGGTGGTCGTCAGTTCAATTTGATGGTAGCTGAGAACGAGATGAAGATGGATGCCCTACAGCCTAATCGTGGCGAGTACAATTGGTGGGCAGCCGATAATCTCGTTAGCCTTGCCAATAACAATAACATGAAGGTTCGTGGCCACTGTCTTGTTTGGCACATGCAACAGCCTCAGTGGTTGAGCAGTGACGGAAAGAAAAACGACAAGAACTGGAGTCGCAGCGAGGCTCTGGCTATCATGAAGGATCATATCACCACAGTGATGAACCATTTCAAGGGAAGCATTAAAGAGTGGGATGTTGTCAACGAGTGTTTGGACGATGACCAGAGCATCATCCGTTCTAATCCAGAGGGCTATACCTTGCGTCAAACCGTGTGGCAGCGAGCTATCGGTGATGATTATATAGACTCTGCCTTCGTATATGCTCGCCGTGTTGATCCAAACATATTGCTCTATCTCAATGACTATGATGTGGAACATCAAGGCAAGGCTAAGTCTGTGGCTTTCGCAAACCTTGTGAAGCATCTGCAGAATAGAAATATTCCTATCGATGGTGTCGGTCTTCAGTGTCATTTCTCTGTTGATGAGGTCGATTCTGCTAAGTTCGATGCGACTTTCAAGCGTTTCGCCGAGATGAATCTGAAGTGTGTCATCACTGAGCTCGATATGGGCGTGAAGAATACCTCTTCAGCCGACTTTGAGGAACAGGCTCGTTTATATCGTGTTGTTACCGACATTATGCTCCACAACGATAACTGTCCTTACATGGTTATCTGGGGACTGAAAGACAATGATAGCTGGCGCAGCGCTTCCAGTCCGTTGCTTTACGATTCTGGCATGACGCGTAAACCAGCTTGGCGTGCCGTACGTTCGGCCCTTCGTCACCAGAATATCATGACAAGCATTGATACTCCAATGCGTGATAAACCTGTCAATGACTGTTCAGAAGCGATATACACCCTCGATGGCCGTAGAGTCATGTCAACTCTTCAATCCCCTAATATATATATAATAGGTGGAAAAAAGGTGATGGTAAGATAA
- a CDS encoding alpha/beta hydrolase, producing the protein MKKLLLFCVMCVMTLIGNAQAPAGFKMPANNATFKDINYAGDRMEAHRLDIYLPEKKQDKYKVVVIIYGSAWFSNNAKQMAYMSIGKPLNDAGFAVVSINHRSSGDAKFPAQIHDVKAAIRFIRAHAAEYKLDTSFIGITGFSSGGHLSSLAGVTNGLKKYTVGSTTVDIEGRVGGNLDYSSCVDAVVDWFGPVDMAHMENCNTVKDEKSPEAALMGCAPKDNPELVALISPITYVCNHNPKFLVIHGDADNVVPHCQSEYFSAALKKAGCLENFITVPKGQHGPVTFNEKTFKQMTDFFLKESAQQKVVEQGGTGAFKAIMKEEPSLPAHTVFVPQDLSQFNETNPLPVLVWGNGACTNSPWEHFKFLNEIASHGYLVVATGFIPMEEIPYNGPMSSAQQQIESIDWVIAQNSDPNSPYYQKIDVKHICASGMSCGGLQTLYNCADPRISTMMICNSGLFKQSNAHQAMGGMPMPEKAKLKEIHTPIIYIMGGKEDIAYENGMDDYRLIKHVPACIANFPVGHGGTYRQPHGGEFSIVALAWLDWQLKGDKEAAKMFTGKKPGIASRKDWTFEKNKKLK; encoded by the coding sequence ATGAAGAAACTACTTCTTTTCTGTGTTATGTGCGTTATGACACTTATTGGTAACGCACAGGCTCCTGCAGGCTTTAAGATGCCTGCCAACAATGCTACTTTCAAGGATATAAACTATGCCGGTGACCGTATGGAAGCCCATCGTCTCGACATCTACCTGCCTGAGAAGAAGCAGGACAAGTACAAGGTAGTGGTCATCATCTATGGCAGTGCGTGGTTCTCAAACAATGCCAAGCAGATGGCATACATGTCTATTGGCAAACCACTTAATGATGCCGGCTTTGCTGTGGTGAGCATCAACCACCGTTCAAGTGGCGATGCAAAGTTCCCTGCTCAGATTCATGATGTAAAAGCGGCTATTCGCTTCATACGTGCCCATGCTGCCGAGTATAAGCTCGATACCTCGTTCATTGGCATCACTGGCTTCAGCAGTGGTGGTCATCTGTCATCGCTTGCAGGTGTTACTAATGGACTGAAGAAATATACCGTTGGCTCTACTACCGTAGATATTGAGGGTAGGGTAGGCGGAAACCTCGACTATTCGAGCTGTGTTGATGCTGTTGTTGACTGGTTCGGTCCTGTCGATATGGCTCACATGGAGAACTGTAATACTGTGAAGGACGAGAAGAGTCCTGAGGCAGCACTGATGGGCTGCGCTCCCAAGGACAATCCCGAACTGGTGGCTCTCATCAGCCCCATCACCTATGTATGCAACCATAATCCGAAGTTCCTCGTCATTCACGGCGATGCCGACAATGTGGTGCCCCACTGCCAGAGTGAGTATTTCTCTGCTGCACTAAAGAAGGCTGGTTGTCTTGAGAACTTCATCACAGTGCCAAAGGGTCAGCATGGTCCTGTGACATTCAACGAGAAGACCTTTAAGCAGATGACCGACTTCTTCCTGAAGGAGTCTGCCCAGCAGAAAGTAGTGGAACAGGGAGGTACTGGCGCTTTCAAGGCTATAATGAAAGAAGAGCCTTCGCTGCCTGCCCACACAGTATTTGTGCCACAAGACCTTTCTCAGTTCAATGAGACCAATCCTCTCCCTGTACTTGTATGGGGTAACGGTGCCTGCACCAACTCACCATGGGAGCACTTCAAGTTCCTCAACGAGATTGCCTCTCATGGCTACCTCGTTGTGGCTACTGGCTTCATCCCAATGGAGGAGATCCCCTACAATGGTCCTATGTCTTCTGCTCAGCAGCAGATAGAAAGCATCGACTGGGTCATCGCGCAGAATAGCGATCCTAACTCACCTTATTATCAGAAGATTGACGTAAAGCACATCTGTGCTTCTGGCATGTCGTGCGGTGGCTTGCAGACCCTCTATAACTGTGCTGATCCTCGCATCTCTACAATGATGATCTGTAACAGCGGCCTGTTCAAGCAGTCCAACGCTCATCAGGCTATGGGTGGCATGCCAATGCCTGAGAAAGCGAAGCTGAAGGAAATCCATACACCTATCATTTATATTATGGGTGGTAAGGAAGACATTGCCTATGAGAATGGCATGGATGACTACCGTCTCATCAAGCACGTGCCTGCATGTATTGCAAACTTCCCTGTAGGTCATGGTGGCACTTATCGTCAGCCCCACGGTGGCGAGTTCAGCATCGTAGCTCTCGCATGGCTCGACTGGCAGTTGAAGGGTGACAAAGAGGCTGCAAAGATGTTCACTGGCAAGAAGCCTGGTATTGCAAGTCGCAAGGACTGGACCTTTGAGAAGAATAAGAAATTGAAATAA